From a single Meles meles chromosome 21, mMelMel3.1 paternal haplotype, whole genome shotgun sequence genomic region:
- the AMDHD2 gene encoding N-acetylglucosamine-6-phosphate deacetylase isoform X1 codes for MRGGQDEARAPVLQFTNCRILRGRALLREDLWVREGRILDPEKLFFEERRVADEQRDCGGCILAPGFIDVQINGGFGVDFSQASEDVGSGVALVARRILSHGVTSFCPTLVTSPPEVYHKVLPQIPVKSGGPHGAGVLGVHLEGPFISREKRGAHPEAHLRSFEAEAFHDVLATYGALDNVCIVTLAPELGRSREVIGALVARGIRVSLGHSVADLQAAEEAVQCGATFITHLFNAMLPFHHRDPGIVGLLTSDRLPPGRRIFYGMIADGTHTNPAALRIAHRAHPQGLVLVTDAVPALGLGDGRHTLGQQEVEVDGLTAYVAGTKTLSGSIAPMDVCVRHFLQATGCGVELALEAASLHPAQLLGLEKRKGTLDFGADAGQASWRMRRGLVRGRLGLCPAYPTAGNAGSWTLGNLRGVGVLCPNHVAGFGVPTSSWVAVEMGTELISGTSWCSMTLSTCGPPTSRASWCGRRRRPGSDRGPPPERTPSLRRPQSGPSHGGAGLRGASGHPAPGGGLRSGGSWINTRLAGTCLVSECCFKAGRRHLGGSPGGGVCASGLGEGMAGFWLIPAPWGPLSVAQMCLGPTHPQAEVLVGREWRARGEAWALG; via the exons ATGCGCGGCGGGCAGGACGAGGCGCGGGCCCCGGTGCTCCAGTTCACCAACTGCCGCATCCTGCGAGGCCGGGCGCTGCTCAG GGAGGATTTGTGGGTGCGCGAAGGCCGCATTCTGGACCCCGAGAAACTGTTCTTTGAAGAGCGGCGAGTGGCGGATGAGCAgcgggactgcgggggctgcaTCCTGGCGCCCGGCTTCATCGACGTGCAGATCAACG GTGGATTTGGCGTTGACTTCTCTCAGGCCTCGGAGGACGTGGGTTCGGGGGTCGCCCTGGTGGCCCGGAGGATCTTGTCGCACGGAGTcacctccttctgccccaccttGGTCACCTCACCACCCGAGGTTTATCACAAG GTCCTTCCTCAGATCCCCGTGAAGAGTGGTGGTCCCCATGGGGCAGGGGTCCTCG GGGTGCACCTGGAGGGCCCGTTCATCAGCCGGGAGAAGCGAGGTGCGCACCCCGAAGCCCACCTGCGCTCCTTCGAGGCCGAGGCCTTCCACGACGTGCTGGCCACCTACGGGGCCCTGGACAACGTCTGCATCGTGACGCTGGCCCCCGAGCTGGGCCGTAGCCGAGAGGTGATAGGGGCCCTGGTGGCCCGGGGCATCCGTGTGTCCCTAG GACACTCGGTGGCCGACCTGCAGGCCGCGGAGGAAGCCGTGCAGTGTGGGGCCACCTTCATCACCCACCTCTTCAATGCCATGCTGCCT TTCCACCACCGCGACCCTGGCATCGTGGGGCTCCTGACCAGTGACCGGCTGCCCCCGGGCCGCCGCATCTTCTACGGGATGATCGCGGACGGCACGCACACCAACCCCGCGGCCCTGCGCATCGCCCACCGGGCGCATCCCCAGG GGCTGGTGCTGGTCACCGACGCCGTTCCCGCCCTGGGCTTGGGTGACGGCCGGCACACGCTGGGGCAGCAGGAGGTCGAAGTAGATGGACTGACAGCCTACGTGGCAG GCACCAAGACACTGAGCGGCAGCATAGCGCCTATGGACGTGTGTGTCCGGCATTTCCTACAGGCCACAG GCTGCGGTGTGGAGTTGGCCCTGGAGGCTGCGTCCCTGCACCCCGCTCAGCTGCTGGGGCTGGAGAAGCGCAAGGGGACCCTGGACTTCGGGGCCGATGCAG GCCAGGCTTCCTGGCGAATGAGACGAGGCCTGGTGAGGGGCCGCCTGGGCCTTTGTCCTGCATACCCCACCGCCGGGAACGCTGGCTCCTGGACCTTGGGCAACCTGCGAGGGGTTGGGGTGCTCTGCCCAAATCATGTTGCCGGCTTCGGCGTCCCCACCAGCTCCTGGGTGGCGGTGGAGATGGGAACAGAGCTTATCTCAGGG ACTTCGTGGTGCTCGATGACTCTCTCCACGTGCGGGCCACCTACATCTCGGGCGAGTTGGTGTGGCAGGCGGAGGAGGCCAGGCAGTGACCGAGGACCACCGCCAGAAAGGACGCCCAGCCTTAGGCGGCCGCAGTCAGGGCCGAGCCATGGAGGAGCTGGTCTCCGGGGAGCGAGTGGGCACCCTGCCCCAGGGGGAGGCCTCCGCTCGGGAGGCAGCTGGATAAACACGCGCCTGGCAGGGACTTGTCTGGTCTCCGAGTGTTGCTTCAAAGCAGGGCGCCGTCACCTTGGTGGCTCTCCGGGTGGGGGTGTTTGTGCctcagggttgggagagggaatGGCTGGATTCTGGCTCATCCCAGCCCCGTGGGGGCCCCTCTCTGTGGCGCAGATGTGTCTGGGGCCCACACACCCGCAGGCAGAGGTGCTGGTTGGACGGGAATGGAGGGCGAGAGGGGAAGCCTGGGCTCTAGGTTGA
- the AMDHD2 gene encoding N-acetylglucosamine-6-phosphate deacetylase isoform X2: MRGGQDEARAPVLQFTNCRILRGRALLREDLWVREGRILDPEKLFFEERRVADEQRDCGGCILAPGFIDVQINGGFGVDFSQASEDVGSGVALVARRILSHGVTSFCPTLVTSPPEVYHKVLPQIPVKSGGPHGAGVLGVHLEGPFISREKRGAHPEAHLRSFEAEAFHDVLATYGALDNVCIVTLAPELGRSREVIGALVARGIRVSLGHSVADLQAAEEAVQCGATFITHLFNAMLPFHHRDPGIVGLLTSDRLPPGRRIFYGMIADGTHTNPAALRIAHRAHPQGLVLVTDAVPALGLGDGRHTLGQQEVEVDGLTAYVAGERRACPCRPPLREQALGLSWHVGVPCQPAAHPHCVPGGLWSHRACALCSQGTKTLSGSIAPMDVCVRHFLQATGCGVELALEAASLHPAQLLGLEKRKGTLDFGADADFVVLDDSLHVRATYISGELVWQAEEARQ; the protein is encoded by the exons ATGCGCGGCGGGCAGGACGAGGCGCGGGCCCCGGTGCTCCAGTTCACCAACTGCCGCATCCTGCGAGGCCGGGCGCTGCTCAG GGAGGATTTGTGGGTGCGCGAAGGCCGCATTCTGGACCCCGAGAAACTGTTCTTTGAAGAGCGGCGAGTGGCGGATGAGCAgcgggactgcgggggctgcaTCCTGGCGCCCGGCTTCATCGACGTGCAGATCAACG GTGGATTTGGCGTTGACTTCTCTCAGGCCTCGGAGGACGTGGGTTCGGGGGTCGCCCTGGTGGCCCGGAGGATCTTGTCGCACGGAGTcacctccttctgccccaccttGGTCACCTCACCACCCGAGGTTTATCACAAG GTCCTTCCTCAGATCCCCGTGAAGAGTGGTGGTCCCCATGGGGCAGGGGTCCTCG GGGTGCACCTGGAGGGCCCGTTCATCAGCCGGGAGAAGCGAGGTGCGCACCCCGAAGCCCACCTGCGCTCCTTCGAGGCCGAGGCCTTCCACGACGTGCTGGCCACCTACGGGGCCCTGGACAACGTCTGCATCGTGACGCTGGCCCCCGAGCTGGGCCGTAGCCGAGAGGTGATAGGGGCCCTGGTGGCCCGGGGCATCCGTGTGTCCCTAG GACACTCGGTGGCCGACCTGCAGGCCGCGGAGGAAGCCGTGCAGTGTGGGGCCACCTTCATCACCCACCTCTTCAATGCCATGCTGCCT TTCCACCACCGCGACCCTGGCATCGTGGGGCTCCTGACCAGTGACCGGCTGCCCCCGGGCCGCCGCATCTTCTACGGGATGATCGCGGACGGCACGCACACCAACCCCGCGGCCCTGCGCATCGCCCACCGGGCGCATCCCCAGG GGCTGGTGCTGGTCACCGACGCCGTTCCCGCCCTGGGCTTGGGTGACGGCCGGCACACGCTGGGGCAGCAGGAGGTCGAAGTAGATGGACTGACAGCCTACGTGGCAGGTGAGCGACGCGCTTGTCCCTGCCGGCCGCCCCTACGGGAACAGGCCCTCGGCCTCTCGTGGCATGTGGGCGTGCCCTGCCAGCCCGCTGCCCACCCCCACTGCGTGCCTGGTGGCCTCTGGTCCCACAGAGCCTGCGCTCTCTGTTCTCAAGGCACCAAGACACTGAGCGGCAGCATAGCGCCTATGGACGTGTGTGTCCGGCATTTCCTACAGGCCACAG GCTGCGGTGTGGAGTTGGCCCTGGAGGCTGCGTCCCTGCACCCCGCTCAGCTGCTGGGGCTGGAGAAGCGCAAGGGGACCCTGGACTTCGGGGCCGATGCAG ACTTCGTGGTGCTCGATGACTCTCTCCACGTGCGGGCCACCTACATCTCGGGCGAGTTGGTGTGGCAGGCGGAGGAGGCCAGGCAGTGA
- the AMDHD2 gene encoding N-acetylglucosamine-6-phosphate deacetylase isoform X3: MRGGQDEARAPVLQFTNCRILRGRALLREDLWVREGRILDPEKLFFEERRVADEQRDCGGCILAPGFIDVQINGGFGVDFSQASEDVGSGVALVARRILSHGVTSFCPTLVTSPPEVYHKVLPQIPVKSGGPHGAGVLGVHLEGPFISREKRGAHPEAHLRSFEAEAFHDVLATYGALDNVCIVTLAPELGRSREVIGALVARGIRVSLGHSVADLQAAEEAVQCGATFITHLFNAMLPFHHRDPGIVGLLTSDRLPPGRRIFYGMIADGTHTNPAALRIAHRAHPQGLVLVTDAVPALGLGDGRHTLGQQEVEVDGLTAYVAGTKTLSGSIAPMDVCVRHFLQATGCGVELALEAASLHPAQLLGLEKRKGTLDFGADADFVVLDDSLHVRATYISGELVWQAEEARQ; the protein is encoded by the exons ATGCGCGGCGGGCAGGACGAGGCGCGGGCCCCGGTGCTCCAGTTCACCAACTGCCGCATCCTGCGAGGCCGGGCGCTGCTCAG GGAGGATTTGTGGGTGCGCGAAGGCCGCATTCTGGACCCCGAGAAACTGTTCTTTGAAGAGCGGCGAGTGGCGGATGAGCAgcgggactgcgggggctgcaTCCTGGCGCCCGGCTTCATCGACGTGCAGATCAACG GTGGATTTGGCGTTGACTTCTCTCAGGCCTCGGAGGACGTGGGTTCGGGGGTCGCCCTGGTGGCCCGGAGGATCTTGTCGCACGGAGTcacctccttctgccccaccttGGTCACCTCACCACCCGAGGTTTATCACAAG GTCCTTCCTCAGATCCCCGTGAAGAGTGGTGGTCCCCATGGGGCAGGGGTCCTCG GGGTGCACCTGGAGGGCCCGTTCATCAGCCGGGAGAAGCGAGGTGCGCACCCCGAAGCCCACCTGCGCTCCTTCGAGGCCGAGGCCTTCCACGACGTGCTGGCCACCTACGGGGCCCTGGACAACGTCTGCATCGTGACGCTGGCCCCCGAGCTGGGCCGTAGCCGAGAGGTGATAGGGGCCCTGGTGGCCCGGGGCATCCGTGTGTCCCTAG GACACTCGGTGGCCGACCTGCAGGCCGCGGAGGAAGCCGTGCAGTGTGGGGCCACCTTCATCACCCACCTCTTCAATGCCATGCTGCCT TTCCACCACCGCGACCCTGGCATCGTGGGGCTCCTGACCAGTGACCGGCTGCCCCCGGGCCGCCGCATCTTCTACGGGATGATCGCGGACGGCACGCACACCAACCCCGCGGCCCTGCGCATCGCCCACCGGGCGCATCCCCAGG GGCTGGTGCTGGTCACCGACGCCGTTCCCGCCCTGGGCTTGGGTGACGGCCGGCACACGCTGGGGCAGCAGGAGGTCGAAGTAGATGGACTGACAGCCTACGTGGCAG GCACCAAGACACTGAGCGGCAGCATAGCGCCTATGGACGTGTGTGTCCGGCATTTCCTACAGGCCACAG GCTGCGGTGTGGAGTTGGCCCTGGAGGCTGCGTCCCTGCACCCCGCTCAGCTGCTGGGGCTGGAGAAGCGCAAGGGGACCCTGGACTTCGGGGCCGATGCAG ACTTCGTGGTGCTCGATGACTCTCTCCACGTGCGGGCCACCTACATCTCGGGCGAGTTGGTGTGGCAGGCGGAGGAGGCCAGGCAGTGA
- the TBC1D24 gene encoding TBC1 domain family member 24 isoform X2, giving the protein MDPPGYNCFVDRDKMDAAVQDLGPKELSCTEPQELKQLARQGYWARSYALRGKVYQRLIRDIPCRTVTPDASVYSDIVGKIVGKHSGSSLPLPEFVDNTQVPSYCLNPRGEGAVRKILLCIANQFPDVSFCPALPAVVALLLHYSADEAQCFENACRILACNDPSRKLVDQSFLAFESSCMTFGDLVNKYCQAAHKLMVAVSEDVLQVYADWQRWLFGELPLSHFARVFDVFLVEGYKVLYRVALAILKFFHKVRAGQPPESDSVKQDIRAFVRDIAKTVSPEKLLEKAFAIRLFSRKEIQLLQMANEKALKQKGITVKQKRQFVHLAVHAENFHSEIVSVKEMRDIWSWVPERFALCQPLLLFSSLQHGYSLSRFYLQCEGHEPTLLLIKTTQKEVCGAYLSTDWSERNKFGGKVGFFGTGECFVFRLQPEVQRYEWVVIKHPELTKPVSSEAPAAPSPLCRPVSSDPADRLSPFLAARHFNLPSKTESMFMAGGSDCLIVGGGGGQALYIDGDLNRGRTGHCDTFNNQPLCSENFLIAAVEAWGFQDPDTQ; this is encoded by the exons ATGGACCCCCCGGGGTACAACTGCTTTGTGGACAGAGACAAGATGGACGCGGCCGTGCAGGACCTGGGCCCCAAGGAGCTGAGCTGCACGGAGCCGCAGGAGTTGAAGCAGCTGGCCCGCCAGGGCTACTGGGCCCGCAGCTACGCCCTGCGCGGCAAGGTGTACCAGCGGCTGATCCGGGACATCCCCTGCCGCACCGTCACGCCGGACGCCAGCGTGTACAGCGACATCGTGGGCAAGATCGTGGGCAAGCACAGCGGCAGCAGCCTGCCCTTGCCCGAATTCGTGGACAACACGCAGGTGCCCAGCTACTGCCTGAACCCGCGCGGCGAGGGCGCCGTGCGCAAGATCCTGCTGTGCATCGCCAACCAGTTCCCGGACGTGTCCTTCTGCCCCGCGCTGCCCGCCGTCGTGGCCCTGCTGCTGCACTACAGCGCGGACGAGGCCCAGTGCTTCGAGAACGCCTGCCGCATCCTGGCCTGCAACGACCCCAGCAGGAAGCTGGTGGACCAGAGCTTCCTGGCCTTCGAGTCCTCCTGCATGACCTTCGGGGACCTGGTGAACAAGTACTGCCAGGCGGCGCACAAGCTGATGGTGGCCGTGTCGGAGGACGTGCTGCAGGTCTACGCGGACTGGCAGCGCTGGCTGTTCGGGGAGCTGCCGCTCAGCCACTTCGCCCGCGTCTTCGACGTCTTCCTGGTGGAGGGCTACAAGGTGCTGTACCGCGTGGCGCTGGCCATCCTCAAGTTCTTCCACAAGGTGAGAGCCGGGCAGCCGCCGGAGTCGGACAGCGTGAAGCAGGACATCCGCGCCTTCGTCAGGGACATCGCCAAGACCGTGTCTCCGGAGAAGCTGCTGGAGAAGGCGTTCGCCATCCGCCTCTTCTCCCGGAAGGAGATCCAGCTCCTGCAGATGGCCAACGAGAAAGCTCTGAAGCAGAAGGGCATCACCGTCAAGCAGAAGAG GCAGTTTGTGCACCTGGCCGTGCACGCGGAGAACTTCCACTCGGAGATCGTCAGTGTGAAGGAGATGAGAGACATCTGGTCATGGGTCCCCGAACGCTTCGCCCTGTGCCAGCCCCTCCTGCTCTTCTCGTCCCTGCAGCACGGGTACAGCCTGAGCAG GTTCTATCTCCAGTGCGAAGGACATGAGCCCACCCTCCTGCTCATCAAGACCACGCAGAAGGAG GTGTGTGGGGCTTACCTGTCAACAGACTGGAGTGAGAGGAACAAGTTTGGAGGCAAAGTGGGCTTCTTTGGGACTGGAGAGTGCTTCGTGTTTCGG CTGCAGCCCGAGGTCCAGCGCTACGAGTGGGTGGTCATCAAACACCCAGAGCTGACCAAGCCTGTGTCCTCGGAGGCCCCCGCCGCCCCGTCGCCGCTGTGCCGCCCCGTGTCCTCCGACCCTGCTGACCGCCTCTCGCCCTTCCTGGCTGCACGTCACTTCAACCTGCCCTCCAAGACGGAGTCCATGTTCATGGCTGGGGGCAGTGACTGCCTCATCGTAG GTGGAGGGGGCGGCCAGGCGCTCTACATCGATGGGGACCTAAACCGCGGCCGCACTGGCCACTGCGACACTTTCAACAACCAGCCCCTGTGCTCTGAGAACTTCCTCATCGCGGCTGTGGAGGCCTGGGGCTTCCAAGACCCTGACACCCAGTGA
- the TBC1D24 gene encoding TBC1 domain family member 24 isoform X1 yields the protein MDPPGYNCFVDRDKMDAAVQDLGPKELSCTEPQELKQLARQGYWARSYALRGKVYQRLIRDIPCRTVTPDASVYSDIVGKIVGKHSGSSLPLPEFVDNTQVPSYCLNPRGEGAVRKILLCIANQFPDVSFCPALPAVVALLLHYSADEAQCFENACRILACNDPSRKLVDQSFLAFESSCMTFGDLVNKYCQAAHKLMVAVSEDVLQVYADWQRWLFGELPLSHFARVFDVFLVEGYKVLYRVALAILKFFHKVRAGQPPESDSVKQDIRAFVRDIAKTVSPEKLLEKAFAIRLFSRKEIQLLQMANEKALKQKGITVKQKSVSLSKRQFVHLAVHAENFHSEIVSVKEMRDIWSWVPERFALCQPLLLFSSLQHGYSLSRFYLQCEGHEPTLLLIKTTQKEVCGAYLSTDWSERNKFGGKVGFFGTGECFVFRLQPEVQRYEWVVIKHPELTKPVSSEAPAAPSPLCRPVSSDPADRLSPFLAARHFNLPSKTESMFMAGGSDCLIVGGGGGQALYIDGDLNRGRTGHCDTFNNQPLCSENFLIAAVEAWGFQDPDTQ from the exons ATGGACCCCCCGGGGTACAACTGCTTTGTGGACAGAGACAAGATGGACGCGGCCGTGCAGGACCTGGGCCCCAAGGAGCTGAGCTGCACGGAGCCGCAGGAGTTGAAGCAGCTGGCCCGCCAGGGCTACTGGGCCCGCAGCTACGCCCTGCGCGGCAAGGTGTACCAGCGGCTGATCCGGGACATCCCCTGCCGCACCGTCACGCCGGACGCCAGCGTGTACAGCGACATCGTGGGCAAGATCGTGGGCAAGCACAGCGGCAGCAGCCTGCCCTTGCCCGAATTCGTGGACAACACGCAGGTGCCCAGCTACTGCCTGAACCCGCGCGGCGAGGGCGCCGTGCGCAAGATCCTGCTGTGCATCGCCAACCAGTTCCCGGACGTGTCCTTCTGCCCCGCGCTGCCCGCCGTCGTGGCCCTGCTGCTGCACTACAGCGCGGACGAGGCCCAGTGCTTCGAGAACGCCTGCCGCATCCTGGCCTGCAACGACCCCAGCAGGAAGCTGGTGGACCAGAGCTTCCTGGCCTTCGAGTCCTCCTGCATGACCTTCGGGGACCTGGTGAACAAGTACTGCCAGGCGGCGCACAAGCTGATGGTGGCCGTGTCGGAGGACGTGCTGCAGGTCTACGCGGACTGGCAGCGCTGGCTGTTCGGGGAGCTGCCGCTCAGCCACTTCGCCCGCGTCTTCGACGTCTTCCTGGTGGAGGGCTACAAGGTGCTGTACCGCGTGGCGCTGGCCATCCTCAAGTTCTTCCACAAGGTGAGAGCCGGGCAGCCGCCGGAGTCGGACAGCGTGAAGCAGGACATCCGCGCCTTCGTCAGGGACATCGCCAAGACCGTGTCTCCGGAGAAGCTGCTGGAGAAGGCGTTCGCCATCCGCCTCTTCTCCCGGAAGGAGATCCAGCTCCTGCAGATGGCCAACGAGAAAGCTCTGAAGCAGAAGGGCATCACCGTCAAGCAGAAGAG tgtttcactcTCTAAAAG GCAGTTTGTGCACCTGGCCGTGCACGCGGAGAACTTCCACTCGGAGATCGTCAGTGTGAAGGAGATGAGAGACATCTGGTCATGGGTCCCCGAACGCTTCGCCCTGTGCCAGCCCCTCCTGCTCTTCTCGTCCCTGCAGCACGGGTACAGCCTGAGCAG GTTCTATCTCCAGTGCGAAGGACATGAGCCCACCCTCCTGCTCATCAAGACCACGCAGAAGGAG GTGTGTGGGGCTTACCTGTCAACAGACTGGAGTGAGAGGAACAAGTTTGGAGGCAAAGTGGGCTTCTTTGGGACTGGAGAGTGCTTCGTGTTTCGG CTGCAGCCCGAGGTCCAGCGCTACGAGTGGGTGGTCATCAAACACCCAGAGCTGACCAAGCCTGTGTCCTCGGAGGCCCCCGCCGCCCCGTCGCCGCTGTGCCGCCCCGTGTCCTCCGACCCTGCTGACCGCCTCTCGCCCTTCCTGGCTGCACGTCACTTCAACCTGCCCTCCAAGACGGAGTCCATGTTCATGGCTGGGGGCAGTGACTGCCTCATCGTAG GTGGAGGGGGCGGCCAGGCGCTCTACATCGATGGGGACCTAAACCGCGGCCGCACTGGCCACTGCGACACTTTCAACAACCAGCCCCTGTGCTCTGAGAACTTCCTCATCGCGGCTGTGGAGGCCTGGGGCTTCCAAGACCCTGACACCCAGTGA
- the ATP6V0C gene encoding V-type proton ATPase 16 kDa proteolipid subunit: protein MSEAKNGPEYASFFAVMGASAAMVFSALGAAYGTAKSGTGIAAMSVMRPELIMKSIIPVVMAGIIAIYGLVVAVLIANSLNDGISLYKSFLQLGAGLSVGLSGLAAGFAIGIVGDAGVRGTAQQPRLFVGMILILIFAEVLGLYGLIVALILSTK from the exons ATGTCCGAGGCCAAGAACGGCCCCGAGTACGCCTCCTTTTTCGCGGTCATGGGCGCGTCGGCCGCCATGGTCTTCAGCG CCCTGGGTGCCGCCTACGGTACAGCCAAGAGTGGCACCGGCATTGCAGCCATGTCCGTCATGCGGCCGGAGCTGATCATGAAGTCCATCATCCCGGTGGTCATGGCTGGCATCATCGCCATCTACGGGCTGGTGGTGGCAGTCCTCATCGCCAACTCCCTGAACGACGGCATCAGCCTCTACAA GAGTTTCCTCCAGCTGGGTGCCGGCCTGAGCGTGGGGCTGAGCGGGCTGGCGGCCGGCTTCGCCATCGGCATCGTGGGGGACGCCGGTGTGCGCGGCACTGCCCAGCAGCCGCGGCTATTCGTGGGCATGATCCTGATCCTCATCTTCGCCGAGGTGCTCGGCCTCTACGGTCTCATCGTTGCCCTGATCCTCTCCACAAAGTAG